In one window of Equus asinus isolate D_3611 breed Donkey chromosome 16, EquAss-T2T_v2, whole genome shotgun sequence DNA:
- the TMEM167B gene encoding protein kish-B has product MTNVYSLDGILVFGLLFVCTCAYFKKVPRLKTWLLSEKKGVWGVFYKAAVIGTRLHAAVAIACIVMAFYVLFIK; this is encoded by the exons ATGACGAACG TGTACTCCTTGGACGGGATTCTGGTGTTTGGTTTGCTCTTTGTTTGCACCTGTGCCTACTTCAAGAAAGTCCCTCGTCTCAAAACCTGGCTGCTGTCAGAGAAGAAGGGAGTTTGGGGTGTGTTTTACAAAG CCGCTGTGATTGGAACCAGGCTGCATGCTGCTGTGGCAATCGCCTGCATTGTAATGGCCTTTTAcgtcttatttataaaatga
- the CFAP276 gene encoding cilia- and flagella-associated protein 276: MPPTRNPFQQPTLDNDDSYLGKMRASKKLPYKNPTHLAQQQEPWNRLNSTPTINSMRRDAYFFDPEIPKDDLDFRLAALYDHHMGMFKNKSEILLQQETTQDTRGRSKIQFPGECLPPPSLPPITSRANIRHWINPKKESIHSIQGSIVSPHTAATNGGYSRKTDGGFFST, from the exons ATGCCTCCCACCCGAAACCCTTTCCAGCAGCCTACGTTGGATAACGATGATTCCTACTTGGGAAAAATGCGGGCTTCCAAG AAACTGCCATATAAGAACCCAACTCACCTTGCTCAGCAACAGGAACCCTGGAATCGGCTCAACTCAACTCCCACAATCAACTCCATGAGGCGAGATGCTTATTTTTTTGATCCTGAG ATACCAAAGGATGACCTGGATTTCCGCTTAGCAGCCTTGTACGATCACCACATGGGGATGTTCAAGAACAAAAGTGAGATACTGTTACAGCAGGAGACCACCCAGGATACCCGTGG ACGCAGCAAGATCCAATTCCCTGGAGAATGTTTACCCCCTCCCTCGCTACCCCCCATCACTTCCCGAGCTAACATCAGACACTGGATCAACCCTAAGAAGGAGTCTATCCACAGCATCCAGGGATCCATAG ttTCCCCTCACACTGCGGCCACCAATGGAGGCTACTCCCGAAAGACCGATGGTGGCTTCTTCTCCACCTAG